CCGGCCGACAAACCCCTTGTGGTCCATGATCTGCTTACAGGCAGCAAGTATACCTGGCAGAATGAGTGGAATTATGTAGAACTGCACCCACAGGCATTGCCTGTCCATGTATTTAAAATTGAACCGAACGCATAAAGCCAACTTTAAAAACTAAAACTAAACCAGGGAGGAATACTACTATGGCAACAAATAAAGCTAACATTGAAGATGACTTATACTGGTATAAGGATGCCATCATTTATGAGCTCCATATCAAAGCTTTTTATGACAGCAATGGTGATGGTATTGGTGATTTGCGTGGCCTTCTTGAAAAACTGGATTACCTTGAAAGTTTAGGTGTAACGGCTATCTGGCTTCTTCCGTTTTACCCCTCCCCGCTGCGTGATGACGGTTACGACATTGCCGATTACTATAGCATCAACCCTTCCTACGGAGATATTAAAATATTTAAGCAATTTATAAAAGAAGCCCATAAACGAGGCTTGAAAGTCATCACTGAGCTGGTCATCAACCATACATCTGATCAGCACCCCTGGTTTCAGAGAGCCAGAAGGGCAAAGCCGGGGTCATCCTATCGTGATTACTATGTCTGGAGTGATGACCCTAACAAGTACAAGGATGCGCGAATTATCTTCACGGATTATGAGCCGTCCAACTGGTCGTGGGATCCTGTGGCGAAATCCTATTACTGGCACAGGTTTTTCTCGCATCAGCCTGATCTGAATTTTGACAATCCGCAGGTAAAAAAAGAAGTGTTCAGGATACTTGATTTCTGGTTTGGCATGGGGGTGGACGGTTTCAGGTTGGACGCTGTCCCGTATCTCTTTGAAAGGGAAGATTCCAACTGCGAAAACCTGCCGGAAACGCATGCTTTTCTGAAAGAGCTGAGAGCCCATGTAGACAGAAAATATAAGAACAAGCTACTGTTGGCTGAGGCTAACATGTGGCCAGAGGATTCAGCTTCATACTTTGGTGATGGTGATGAGTGCCATATGAACTATCACTTTCCTATTATGCCCAGAATGTTCATGGCTGTAAAAATGGAAGACCGCTACCCGGTAATTGATATTATAGACCAGACACCGGAGATCCCGGAGTCATGCCAGTGGGCGATCTTTTTGCGTAACCATGATGAGCTTACCCTCGAAATGGTAACTGACGAGGAGCGTGACTACATGTATAAGGTTTATACTAAAGATACACAGGCGAAGATCAATGTAGGTATCCGCCACAGACTTGCACCATTGCTGGAGAATAACCGCAGCAAAATCGAGCTGATGAATGTGCTCCTGTTTTCGCTACCCGGCACACCTGTAATCTATTATGGGGACGAGATTGGCATGGGAGATAACTTCTACCTTGGTGACAGGGATGGTGTGCGCACTCCTATGCAGTGGAGCGCTGATAAAAACGCAGGATTTTCAAGTGCCAATCCACACAAGCTGTATCTGCCGGTAATTATCGATCCGGAATACAAATACGAATCGGTAAATGTAGAGGCCCAGCAGATCAATTCATCTTCATTATTGTGGTGGATGAAGCGTGTTATTGCCATGCGAAAGAAATACAAGGCATTTGGGCGGGGTGATATTAATTTTCTGTCTCCGGCCAATGCTAAGATCATAGCCTATACACGTACTTATGAAGATGAGGACATTTTGGTGTTGGCTAACCTCTCACGTTTTCCGCAGGCGGCCGAAATTGACCTGGAAGATTATGAAAACTATGTACCTGTGGAGGTTTTTAGTCATAATAAATTTCCCGGGATCAGCGACAGGCCTTACCTGTTCACTATGGCGCCCTATGGCTATTACTGGTTTATCCTTGAAAAGGAAAAGGATTATACCGAAGAAAAAGGAGAAGTGCATACCTTTAAGCTCACGGCCTGGGCTGATCTCTTGACAAGCAGGAACTTACAGAAACTTGAGAACAAGGTACTACCGGCATATATGAATGAATGCCGCTGGTTCGGGGGCAAGGCTCGTGTAATTCAGAGCATGAGTGTTGTTAACCAAATTGACATTCCTGTTGAAGATATGCCCGCTACGCTGATCACCATTGAGGTTAACTATAACGAAGGTCTGCCCGAGGTTTACCAGCTGCCACTGGCCTTTATGGCTTATCAGAATGAGGAAGAGTTTCGCGCTATTAATAAAAAAGGAATAATAGCCAATGTCGCACTGAGCGACAGAGAAGGGGTACTTTTCGATGCAGTATACAGCGAGGAGTTCAGAAACGCCCTGTTTAGCAATATAAAAGCAGGACGAAGGCTTAAATCTGATCCGGGAAACCTTGTTTTTTATACCAGTGAAAAGAATGGGAATTTGAAATCAAATGGAGAGCTGCACTCCAAAGTATTAAATGCCGAGCAAAGCAATACTTCCCTGACCTATAACAACAATTATTTTCTGAAGCTATACAGGAAGCTGGACAATACCATTAACCCTGACCTTGAAATTACACGCTACCTGACCGAAAAAACAGCCTACAATCACGTGCCCCGGTTTGTAGGGGCCATAGAATACGATAAGAAGCAGGAAGGAAGCCTTATATTGGGGATGATGCAGGAGTTAGTTCCCAATCAGGGTGATGCCTGGGAGTATACCAGGGATGTACTTAACAGGTTTTTTGAGAAAGTACTTACCCAGCCCAAAACTATTCACCCCGTGGCGGCCAAAAAAGACCTTACAGAACCTTTGGTATACAAAAAAATGTCGCCTGTTTTGCGCGACCTGATGGATGGCCCTTTTCCCGAGAGAGTTTCCCTGCTGGGGCAGCGCACTGCTGAAATGCACCTGGCATTGGCAGAACATCCGGAAGAGAGCGATTTTGAACCGGAACCGTTTTCATTACATTATCAACGCTCACTTTATTCCTCATTACAGTCGCTTACCCGGAGTACATTTCAAAATCTGCAAAAAAGTATTAGCAGACTGCCAGAGGAAATGCAAAGTGAAGCCCGGGAGCTGCCCGAGCTGAAAGGACAGGTCTTAAGATGCTTTAAGCGGATTTTTGATCACAAAATTTCTACTATGAAAATCAGGACCCATGGAGATTATCATCTTGGTCAGGTATTGTGGACAGGTAAGGACTTTGTGATCATTGACTTTGAAGGAGAGCCGGCCAGGGCCTATAGCGAGCGAAGGTTGAAAAGATCTGCATTACGAGATGTGGCAGGTATGATACGGTCGTTCCATTACGCTTCATACAGCACCATTATGCAGCCTGAGTTTGAACAACAGCGAAAAGACGGCAAGCTGGAAAAATGGGCTGAGACATGGTATCATCACGTCACCAGGTTTTATATGCATGGCTACCTGGAAAATGTGGAAGGGCAGAGCTTTGTGCCAGATAATAAGGAGGACCTAAAAATATTGCTGGAAACGTTCCTCCTTGAAAAGGCAATATATGAACTGAATTATGAATTAAACAACCGTCCTGATTGGGTGATCATACCACTGAGGGGCATAAAATCAATAGTAAGGAGGTATACCCATGGCTAAAAAAGAAAACTCAAAAGCAACGGTAAAAGAAAAGAAGAATGTAGCACGGCCTTCCGTGAAAAGGACCAGTGCCGAAACTGCAAAAACACCTCCTGAAATAAGGCAACCGAAAGCGGATAAAGCAGTAAAAACCGAAGAAGTGCAGGTGATAGACCATGTTACGCTTTTTTCAGACTACGACATTCATCTATTTAGAGAAGGTAAGCACTACGAGCTTTACACCAAGCTGGGCTCCCATGTTATAGAGCATAAGGGAGTAAAGGGTACTTACTTTGCACTTTGGGCTCCCAGTGCGGAAAGTGTATCGGTGATTGGTGATTTTAATCACTGGAAGCGAAACGAGTACCCCATGTATGTCAGGTATGATGGTTCCGGTATTTGGGAAACATTCATTCCCGGCATTGGTGAAGGTACGGTTTATAAATATTTTATAGAATCGGGCCACGGAGGTTATAAAGTAGAAAAAGGTGACCCGTTCGCTTTTAAATGGGAGGTGCCTCCCAATACAGCCTCCATCGTGTGGGACATTACCTCTTCCTGGACCGACAAGGCATGGATGGATAAAAGAAAGAAAAGCGCAGGCAAACCACAGGCATTCTCAGTCTATGAGTTGCATTTAGGTTCCTGGCGCCGGGTGCCTGAAGATAATAACAGGTCGTTAAGCTACCGTGAAATGGCTACTGAACTCCCTGCTTATGTTAAAAAAATGGGATTTACCCATGTGGAGTTCATGCCTGTGATGGAGCATCCGTTCTTTGGCTCATGGGGCTATCAGATCACGGGGTATTTTGCGCCTTCCAGCCGCTTTGGCACTCCGCAGGACTTTATGCACCTTATTGATGCCCTGCACCGGGAAGGCATAGGGGTTATCCTTGACTGGGTGCCATCGCATTTCCCTTCCGATCAGCACGGTCTGCATTACTTTGACGGCACATTTTTATTTGAGCATGCCGATCCCAGGAAGGGCTATCACCCTGACTGGAAAAGCTATATATTTAATTACGGACGAAATGAAGTACGGGCCTTTTTGATCAGTAATGCCATGTATTGGCTGGAAAAATACCATGTTGACGGCCTGCGTGTGGATGCTGTAGCTTCTATGCTCTACCTGGATTACTCCAGAAAAGAAGGCGAGTGGGAGCCAAACCAGTATGGAGGCAATGAAAACCTCGACGCAATCTCATTTTTAAAGGAATTTAACGAGGCTGTTTACGCCAGGTTTCCTGACGTGCATACCATTGCGGAGGAGTCTACTTCGTGGCCGATGGTATCAAGGCCTACCTATATCGGAGGGCTGGGTTTTGGTATGAAATGGATGATGGGCTGGATGCACGATTCCCTGGAGTATTTTAAAAAGGACCCCGTACACCGCCAGCATCATCAAAATGAGATTACCTTTAGTGCCTACTATGCGTTTACCGAGAACTTTATGCTTCCGCTTTCCCATGACGAGGTAGTGTATGGAAAAAACCCGTTGCTGTATAAAATGCCGGGCGATGAATGGCAACGATTTGCTAATCTCAGGGCGCTGTATGGCTACATGTATGCCCATCCCGGAGCAAAGCTGCTGTTTATGGGTGGTGAATTTGGGCAGACCTCTGAGTGGAGCCATGACCAAAGTCTGGACTGGCATCTGGCCGACTACCCGCTCCACCAGGGTGTACAACAGGAGCTTATAGCACTTAATCAGCTATATAAAACCGAGAAAGCACTATACGAGATCAGTTTTGAGCAGGCAGGTTTTGAGTGGATAGATATTCATGATGCACTTAACAGTGTCATTTCCTTTGTTCGCAAAGGCTTAAGCAATAAGGAGCAGCTCCTCATAATATGTAACTTCACCCCTGTTCCCCGGGAAAACTATCGTGTAGGTGTGCCCGAAAAAGGTTTTTGGAAAGAGGTCTTCAACAGCGATGACCAAACCTATGGCGGAAGCCATGTGAAAAATAATAAAGCCATTGCTTCGGAGCCCTTACAGGCCCATGGAAGGGACAACTCCATCACCCTCACCTTGCCACCACTTGGTGTGGTGTATCTGAAGTTTAGTGAGAAGTAATTTCTAACCCTCCAGGAGTTTTAAAACCCCTGGAGGGTTAGAAATACCATGTAATATTCCGATCTGGAAAGCACAAAAATACATGCCATTTCCAGCCTTAATTTAAAGTACCCCCGCCCTGGCCCTCATTAATAGCGCAAATAATCTTCACTACCCACATCGTTTAAATATAAACTTTCCAATAATTAGAAAAATAGTTTTATTTCTAATCGAATAAACTATAAATTGCGTGCGATTTGTGTTTAGAGCAAATCTTGGCTTTAGTTTTACTTTTTGCAGCCCCACGGAAAAGTAATTTCTACACTGATTTTTTTATTATTCTAACGATTAAGAACTTATATGCATTCTTCCAGGCTCAGTAGTGTTGGAGTGTTCAGAATTTTTGGTTCTGTAATACTCCTGGGTTCACTTTTGTTGTCCGGCGTTACTATACCGGCAGCAGCACAAAACGATCACATAGCTTCACCGCAGGCGGTGTTGCCCTCTTCCGAGGCCATAGCCCTGGCCAGGCAGGTAGCCATACCCGTCGGAAGCTATACAGGATTGCCGGACATCTCCATTCCGGTTTATGCGCTCACAGGAAAAGACATCAACCTGCCCCTGTCGTTGAGGTATCATCCTGCACTTGACAGGGAAGGCCCGGCAAGGACGTGGGTAGGCAACGACTGGGTGCTTGAAGGAGCCGGCATGATCACCCGGGTGATCAACGGCATCAGCGACTTTGAAGCCAACGGATATGTTGGCTCAAACCTCCCCGCCAACCTGTCCGCCGCCTCATCAACCTACATTAACCAGGCCGTGAGCGGGACGACCGATACAGGGCCTGACATTTTCTATTTCAATTTTGCCGGGTATAAAGGCAGCTTTGCTTTTACCCCACAGGGAGAACTTATTACCGATCCCTCCAACCAGTTAAAGATAGAACCCCTTACCAACGAAAACGATGAATGGATGGTCCGTGATGCACAAGGCTACCGGTATATATTCGGAGGCCCCGGTGGGCTGGAGCATATCAGCCGGGACGGAGAGAATAAACTGGCTGTAACCGGCTGGTACCTGGTTAAGATCATTTCACCCTTGAAGGAAGAAGTTGTGCTTAGCTATGGAGAGCCCATACTCGTAGAAAACGACTACTATGCAGACCAGAGCCTTCCCGGGCGGTTTGAGGCCAGCTTTGCCTATTTTATAGCGAACCAGAAACTTGACCTGGCCCGCTATCACTTTGTACCCTTCCTGGGGAGCATCACCCTGGATAACGGTCTGTCAGGCAACAGGATAACATTTGATGCCAGAGATATCGATAATGGCTCACCATTTGGCAATGGAAGCCTGAAAGAGCTTACCAAAATCATAATCGAAGTAAAGGACGGGGCCGAATGGAAACAAACAGGACATGTATCGCTTGGCATGGGTGATAACCTCACCTCGGTGTACCACTACCATTCAGAGGTGATTGGTTATTACACTAACCCTGCAAACCCCTTTAATCCGCTTCCCAGTCCCGAAACCCCCTCCATACGCGAAAACCTGATATCAGCCACCAGGATTTCCTACAACAACATAGCTGGCAACCCGCTGCTATCCGAGATAGTATATAACTCAGGCAAAAAGATAAAATACTACTACGAACCGCATGATTTTTCAAACTACACCCTAAGCAGCGAAGACCTGGAAAAACTAAAACCCGGCTACCGGCTGGAACATGTAGTGGTAGAAGGAGCCGAGCCCCTGGAAACCTACTTTCATTACGAAGACGAGCAGGGCAATCCCAGCGGCACCTTGTACAACTTCAAAAGTTTTGAATACAACATAGACAGGTGGTACAGGAAAAGCAGCTACAGCATGTATAACGGGCCCATGACCAATAACCACGTCACCCCATTGTTCAGCACAGTGCTGGGCGGCCCCATGGTCACCTACTCCAGCGTATGGACAGAATCACCCGGCAAAGGAAAAGCCACCTACAAATTTACCGAACCCGTTTTGCCATCCACCCAGGCAGAAGGGTACTACAGCCAGTCCTTTAGCACCTTTCTGCCCGGGCTTGACTTTACCGGCGGAAAACTCACGGAAAGCAAAGTCTATAAATATGAAAACAACACCTGGCACGCCGTGCAGCGCACCAGCCACACCTACGAGGAGATAGCCCGACCACCCCTGAAAGGACTTAACCTGCTCATGATAGATGCCGCAGGCGATAAAAATGTAGTCAACGCAGCAAGCACCATCACCGGCAACAACAGCAGCAGTACCACCGTAACCTTCGGGGATATTACCGGTATGCAGACCTACCAGCTACCGACCAGCTGGACCCGGTTGAGCCAGAGCGTGACCACGTACTCAGAGACAGCAGGCATTTCAAAAGCCACCACCACCAGCTACGAATACAACAGCCAAAACCTCCCCTACAAAACCACCACACTACTGGCCAACGGCGTATCAGCATACAGCACCATATCCTACCCCTTCGAATATCCCGGAGAGCCTGTTTACGACGAAATGGTCTCACGCAACATGCTGGCTTACCCCATAGAAGCTCTTACATACAGAAAAGAAGGTACCACGGAGCTACAGACCGGCGGGACCATCACCGACTACGGCTTTTATGCCGACAACGACCCCGCCAATGACCAACCAGGAATGACCGGTGAAAATATACTCGTAAAAGCCCTTTACCACTGGGAAAACCAGGCCGAAGGAGCCACACCAACCTCGGAAATTCCTGTACTAAGCAGCAAAAACTATAAACTGAGCGCCACATTTGACTACGACACCCAAGGCAACCAGGTACAAACAGCCGGCAAACACAAAGTGGCCACCACGGTTTGGGACTATAAAAATGAACTCCCTGTAGCCAGCATTGCCAATGCCCATGCCTCCGATGTTTACATCAACAGTTTTGAAGAAAACGGGACAGAAGCACAGGCTAAAACCGGGCAAAAAAGCCATGAAGGAGGACAATACACCATTCCGTTTACCCCCGATCCCGGCAAAGCGTATACCCTTACCTACTGGTACTACAGCGGCGGACAGTGGTACTACAGGGAAAAACCCTTCGAAGCCACCATCAATGAAGGAGAGGCCCTGGACGAAGTGCGGGTATACCCAGTAGGGGCCCGTGTTACCACCACTGCCTATGACTGGAAAGGCAATGTTATCTCGGCAACAGATGCCAACGACCAATCCGTTTATTATGACTACAACAAAATGAACCAGGTCACCAACATCAGGAACAACGACCGGGATATTGTACAGACAACAAAGCACAACTATGCATACTTTGATTCACCATGCGAAGGGACAGCAATAGCCCCTGTTCAGGCAGGTTTTGGCGGAGGAGATAATATGACCGTTGGACTAGGAGTCTACTATACCCTTACCGTGAATGCCTCAGGAGGGTGTGGCCAGCTCTACTATAACTGGTATGCCGTGGATGCGGCCGACAACCAAACCTATTTGGGTACCACTGCCCCCGAGAATGACTGGTCCAGCACGGTTCAACTGAAGGCCCTTTGCAAAGATTACTTTACCATTAAATGCGAGGTGGTAGATGCCAACGGCACCGGGATGGCTACCGTCAGAAAATATATCAAAGTAGACAGAGAAAACGCAGAAATGACATTCTCCCTCAGTGGAGGACCATTATACCCCTATAACTACTGTACCGTAAACTCAGACCAGATAGCAGTAACCCCCAATATTACGGGCGGATGTGGTGCCTATACCTACTCCTGGAGCTATAGCTACCATAACGAAAATACATCAGGTACCATCACCAGCTCCGATCCTGTTTTTGTGGAGAAATTTCTTGGAGCAGGAACGCTGACCTGTACAGTGACAGATATTTCCGGGCTGACGGCTACAACCACACAGAATATTCGCCAGGACAAAGACTGCCTGAATTAAACTCCTCCACCGATTAAAAAAGAAACTTCAGATGATGAATATAAATAAACTACAGCATTACACCTTCGTTTTGATTTTGCTTACAGCCTCTGTCCTTTCCCATGTTGTAGCAGCAGAGGCAGGAATCCGTAGTAAAAATAGCATATCAGCTACCTTGCCCAACCCGGTGGCCGTCAATAAACAACAATACGGGAAAGGCTATGCCAAATTTGAAGCAACAGGCTCTAGCGGCACCTACTACTGGTACAACAATGCCTCCGACGCCACACCAATCAATGCCACACCCAAGTCATCGGTAGTGCTGCTGATCAGCTCCACCACCGTACTGTATGCCCAGGGCTACACACCAGAGGAGGGTTACAGTGCCAAAGTAGCTGTAACCGTGTCCGTTCATAAATTTCCGGTAGTTAAAGTCATCGGGCAGACAGGCATCGATTTTCACCAGGAATGGGTAGAGCTCAGCACCACCGAGCCCCACGACCAATACCAGTGGTACAAAAACGGGAGCCCGATTTCCGGTGCCACCGAGCGTAACTACAAAGCAGCCAGCGCAGGCTTTTACATGGTAGGCACCAGGAAAACCGGTTTTGGCAAAGAACTGAAATCCGACCCCTTCCGTGTAGCCCACATGCTGGAAGATGAAAACCGTACCTATTCCATCAACACACAGGTTTTAGTACCCGGGGCAAAAAGCGCCGGAGATGTGATCAGACTGGATGCAACAGACAAACTGCAATCCATCAGCTACTACGATGAATACGGCCGCGTAGAACAGCAGATGGCCATCGGAGCCAGCCCCTCGGGAAAAGATATCGTCAGTGTACACGAGTATGATGCCCTGGGGCGGGAGTCAAAAAGCAACCTGCCCTTTACCCATGATGGAGGCTCCGGCCTGTACATAGACGACTGGCAGGCCAGGCTCAATGCCTTTTACCAGCAAGCCGGGGACGGCATAGCCAATACCCTCAAACCCTTTGCAGAAGTGGAGCGGGAGAACTCACCCATGGGAAGGATCAAAAGGTCAGGCGCCCAGGGAGAAGCCTGGCAGCTTTCCGGTACCCATACCACAAGCTATGACCAGCAACTTAACGATGGTACCGAAAATGTAAGAATTTGGAAAATAGACGAAACCACAGGCCTGCCCGTGTCAACATCATCCTATACAGCAGGGCAGCTCACCATACAGAGCGTCACCGATGAACAAGGAGTGACCACCAAAAGCTATACCGCCCCGGAAGGCTACACCATACTTCAGGAAGCAGCCCTTCAGGCAAAGACCTATGCTGTTTATGACGAACGCGGCAGAATGCGCTTTGTACTGCAACCCGAACTCGTCAAAAGCCTGATAGCCTCCGGAAGTTATGAACTTACACCCCAGCAGATAGAAAACATGGCTTTCCAGTATCAATATGATGCCAAAGGGCGGCTGACCGGCAGCAAAACCCCGGGAGCAGACTGGATTTATATGGTGTACGATGAGCTGGACAGACCCGTACTAAGCCAGGATGGCAACCAAAGACTTAATAGCCAGTGGATGTTTGTGAAATATGATGTTTTTGACAGACCGGTATCATCGGGTATTTACCAGGGTACAGCTTCAAGAGAGGACATGCAGCAACGACTCGACCGCTACTACAATCAAAAAATAGAGTGGGAACACTTTACCGGAACAGCTCTTGTGGATGGGCACTTGCAAAAAAACCTGCAGACCTCGGCCTGGGGAGATGCCGGAGCGTCGTCAGGAGTAGTACTTGAAAGTGGTCAGGACGGCACCATTCACTTTGAGATTACCGACCTGGCACACCAGTACATGATCGGCCTTTCCGATGCAGATGTTAACGCCCACTACAACACCATTGACTACGCCATTTACATAGATCGCACACGCTTTTATGTATACCATAACGGCAACAAAGTGTGGAATACTGGACTACTGGAAATGGGGGACATCTTCCAAATAGAAAGAAAGGGAAGCGAGATAAGGTATAAACAGAACGGAAGCGTGTTCTATACATTAGCCACAGCCAATACAGGAGCACTGATAGCCGACGCTGCGATATATACCGCCGGAGGACGTATAGATACAGAAGTTACAATAAGGAACTATGAACAGAAGGGAACAACATACTTTGGCTACAGCGATATGGCCTTCCCGCAAATAGCAGACCAGCAAAGCTTCCTGAACGTCGTGTATTATGATGATTATAACTTTACACATGCCTCGGCAATTGAGTATACCTATGAACCAAATGAAGAAAATCCTTCATATTTTGTTAACGTTAAGGGATTAGTAACCGGAGCAAAAACCCGCATACTTGGAGAAGAGGTCTGGATCAACACGGTTACCTATTATGATGACCGATACCGTAACATACAGTCGGTAAGCAATAACCATAAAGAAGGCATAGAAAGACTAAGCCACCACTACGACTTTACAGGGAAAGTGCTGAAAACAGAGACCAGCCATACGCTGCCCCTTCCGGTTATCTGGAAAAACATGACCAATGTAGAGCAGGCCGGTTCAATTTTTACCTCTACAGCCAGTGTGAACTGGGGAGGCGGAATGGCCTCTGCTAACCAGCTAAAGGCCGGGGAAGACGGCTGGATAGAAACCACCGTAATATCCTTTGGCAACAAATTCCTCGGCTTTTCCGAATGGGACAATGGCGTTTCGTTTAACGACATAGACTTTGCCATGTACATGAACGGAACGAACCTTAAAGCCTATAGAAAAGGAACATACCTGGCCACGATAGGAACCCTTGAACTGGGGGACAAGCTCAGGATTGAAAGAGCCCAGGGCACAGTGATGATCTACCACAACAATAACCTGGCCTATACCTTCGCAGATAGCAGTGCGGAGGCTCTTGTAGCAGATGCTTCCCTGCAACAAGCCATAGCCACTTTAGGGTACATCCGTTGTTCATTTGGAGTACCTGCGCCACCAGAGCCCCCTTACGAAGTGCTATGGGCAAGCCGGCATGGAAACACCTTTGAAAACGGAACCCTGACAAAACAGCACGCCAGTAACTCATGGGACATCGGAGGATCATATTCTTTCAACCGCCTCGAAGCCAATACAGACGGGTGGGTCACCTTTCCTGCTGCCCAGCATGATGTAAGCAAAGTACTGGGCCTTGCCCATGAAGACCAGGGAAGCCGCTATAACGACATCAACTACGCCATATACCTTAAAGCTGATGGCACGGTTGCCATTTTAGAAAAAGGAGATGAATTGGAAACTTCAGAAACATACCAAAGCAGTGATATATTCAAAATAGAAAGAGTCAACGGAGAGATCAGGTTCCTGAAAAATGACCAGGTATTCCATATCTCTGAAACGAAATACAATGGATCACTGATGGTGGACGTGAGCATCTACAGCCAGGGAGGCCTCTTTACCAATGTGCAAACCTCCTTCCCTTACCTTCAGCCCAAATCCTCAGCTATAGACCTGGTTCAGCGATTCGATTATGACCGAGTAGGCAGACCCCTGAAAACCTGGCATGAAGTAACAGAACAGATCCAATGGCAAAAAAGCAACCATATTGGAGAAACCGGCGACGGCATAGAAAAGACAGCAGGCACAAACTATGCCTGGGATACCGGGGCAGAATCCGTTAAAATACTGCCGGCCGGAAGCACCGCCTGGGTAGAAATGACCGCCGCCAGCGCCGATAAAGCCCTGTTTTTCGGGTTGTCTGCCACCAGTGCAGACCATCA
This region of Fulvivirga ulvae genomic DNA includes:
- a CDS encoding DUF6443 domain-containing protein — protein: MMNINKLQHYTFVLILLTASVLSHVVAAEAGIRSKNSISATLPNPVAVNKQQYGKGYAKFEATGSSGTYYWYNNASDATPINATPKSSVVLLISSTTVLYAQGYTPEEGYSAKVAVTVSVHKFPVVKVIGQTGIDFHQEWVELSTTEPHDQYQWYKNGSPISGATERNYKAASAGFYMVGTRKTGFGKELKSDPFRVAHMLEDENRTYSINTQVLVPGAKSAGDVIRLDATDKLQSISYYDEYGRVEQQMAIGASPSGKDIVSVHEYDALGRESKSNLPFTHDGGSGLYIDDWQARLNAFYQQAGDGIANTLKPFAEVERENSPMGRIKRSGAQGEAWQLSGTHTTSYDQQLNDGTENVRIWKIDETTGLPVSTSSYTAGQLTIQSVTDEQGVTTKSYTAPEGYTILQEAALQAKTYAVYDERGRMRFVLQPELVKSLIASGSYELTPQQIENMAFQYQYDAKGRLTGSKTPGADWIYMVYDELDRPVLSQDGNQRLNSQWMFVKYDVFDRPVSSGIYQGTASREDMQQRLDRYYNQKIEWEHFTGTALVDGHLQKNLQTSAWGDAGASSGVVLESGQDGTIHFEITDLAHQYMIGLSDADVNAHYNTIDYAIYIDRTRFYVYHNGNKVWNTGLLEMGDIFQIERKGSEIRYKQNGSVFYTLATANTGALIADAAIYTAGGRIDTEVTIRNYEQKGTTYFGYSDMAFPQIADQQSFLNVVYYDDYNFTHASAIEYTYEPNEENPSYFVNVKGLVTGAKTRILGEEVWINTVTYYDDRYRNIQSVSNNHKEGIERLSHHYDFTGKVLKTETSHTLPLPVIWKNMTNVEQAGSIFTSTASVNWGGGMASANQLKAGEDGWIETTVISFGNKFLGFSEWDNGVSFNDIDFAMYMNGTNLKAYRKGTYLATIGTLELGDKLRIERAQGTVMIYHNNNLAYTFADSSAEALVADASLQQAIATLGYIRCSFGVPAPPEPPYEVLWASRHGNTFENGTLTKQHASNSWDIGGSYSFNRLEANTDGWVTFPAAQHDVSKVLGLAHEDQGSRYNDINYAIYLKADGTVAILEKGDELETSETYQSSDIFKIERVNGEIRFLKNDQVFHISETKYNGSLMVDVSIYSQGGLFTNVQTSFPYLQPKSSAIDLVQRFDYDRVGRPLKTWHEVTEQIQWQKSNHIGETGDGIEKTAGTNYAWDTGAESVKILPAGSTAWVEMTAASADKALFFGLSATSADHHWNTIENAFYLTNGGEVQVRRIGSSTNWLSTTRTYSAGDRFRIERNGTSLLFYHNEQLIYTRAALSAVDLRVDISLYETGSRIISPTLGYGEVLLAECNYNELGELIEKNLHKDKHDQDYAQSVDYRYNIRGWLKSINNASLEKNDENNPNEPHPFTGEKDYWGMELSYEDNAGTGNTGYFNGNASAMKTSYNMGIGEIKQQAYNYTYDDQNRLTGAAYKAGATGTWTAMPGYYDVEDIRYDLNGNITNLKRYANYSQRTKIDDLDYDYNDATAGVSNRLTAITDNSIAEPAIEGFRDNPGADYTYDANGNITSDNNKDIADISYNFMNMPEQIVKTDGSKVTFTYDASGGKLAKYVYDPSGNLVKTTDYIGAFTYENDTLQYIHHQQGRILPGELDGSWEYQYYLSDHLGNVRTVFTTKEKVHTFKATMESEEAHHEGEIFTNLDKSRAPDPDAVSGDEVSRLNSVQMTGPALSLPVYPGDRIDMKVQGYHRGGSGNASPVDLDDFITALAGAFGGVSGGNAMEQAIYSITEQAIDPMFGGIGLMGTQNDQQPAAYLNYIIFTKDFKVHQHGHTQIPAAANTVHKLRIDNITSDIAGFIYIYLTNESNTLNEVYFDDFEVTLTEGKVVQSNNYYPFGLQQNTSWTRAAQTPNAHKFNAATEYNDFTDTYDTPFRQYDPATGRFNGVDALAHMMPNLTPYRFGFNNPVSFNDPTGLIELPLVCKTCETNGGSGGSGFDQYDDLVSSGNPYSLVGSMGPGSGRHWTDQLWRRAGAVGMERNARMMSQQTFDRFYNITDDNRWEKANEAAVNVYGKVGSVEVGGYKSDKYGWKGKPARNGWSVEDFILDDPKMVYAGVNPFEEGSALRENGLNTAAGVAGIVNGAASIVSYSPRPMYTGPVEWSTTVKGSAKFGARAGIIGLAFTGADMINNGVNTSNGLDAVMGGVGFGGPVGAIVSGVYFIGNLITTGVTGESIGQHIDKYYWMPMPGSVSFVPIGKKIK